In Sphingobacterium zeae, one genomic interval encodes:
- a CDS encoding TonB-dependent receptor, with protein MKEFLLTTCAVALGTGLYAQTTQAGFSGKITDEHNKGVHGASIEVRNESTGFTTKTSTNANGDFNFKELPLGGPYTIKVTYIGYGEQVRSGFNLNQGDIVRLIIPIQNTSNVLETVELTGISTLKNKIENLGAATAVTAKDIAKLPVNGRNFTSLMDLSPLSKGDNIGGQLGSSTNFTIDGMNAKNPTSAGSTTSRSGAPFSISIEAVREFKVVTNQYDVTYGRAGGGTVSAVTKQGTNQTHGSAWLYSRADWLSSPYDIRGNKRNNDFSTYQYGFTLGGPIIKDKLHYFIAWDHQRDARPLIIADINSEADEKRFNVTNSTLDEFVSIGRKKYGLGNERQYGAFDKKRGSDAIFGRIDWQINENNLLTVRNNFTSDNNKLGLQDNKPITLYESYGNDKNIDNSLLATLRTTISPKVTNELKVQHLYTYQKSSPGDLLPSQNIPRAIVEDAVSKVAGEDKKTTLQLGGHRFAQESFKNNVFQLVDNIYYSTDNINYTFGVDLMYTHANSIYGSEVNGRFHFRPSDGKTAMQNFDDMKPYAYYREVPLVSDPAVAGKIFNAGVYGQLQTKLAQGLDLVAGLRLDYGHYPTSPLNEELLKEVGVRTDHKLKSFVVQPRFQMTWDVNEERKDFFRVGAGVFASDINNYMTINNLTFDGKHFATVDVRGSDVPTPDFVGYRKDPSTTPTLAQFQVPTINTYGPDAKIPVVYKANVSYTHFFTEKLKASLSGYMNLGRNNYMYVDRNMVQDPFFRLTNEDNRGVFVPAASIVDGAPDWKKGRISNKFGRVLELNSEGKVNQFAVVLDASYQYYRDGSISVSYTWNDAKDNTSFNGNVANTATLSLAVKDDPRDLSKMSYSNNQFRNKIVIYGTLPTFYGVSVGVRYSGIGGTRYSLLAGGNINGDFVAGDNDLAFIFDPNSSNTPKQLITGLNNLLNNPEASQSLKDFIKKYEGKIAERNGGVNGFYGLIDLRIAKKFSLYKNHALEISGDLFNVANLFKKTWGVNESLGNQNLYALGGKDAAGEKLLPFDVTKQQFNYNVNNSGIVSPSGNPYQFQLGLRYSF; from the coding sequence ATGAAAGAATTTCTACTCACAACCTGTGCTGTTGCGCTTGGAACCGGTCTTTATGCCCAAACGACGCAAGCAGGGTTTTCCGGAAAGATCACAGACGAGCACAACAAAGGGGTTCATGGCGCTTCCATTGAAGTGCGTAATGAATCAACAGGCTTTACAACGAAGACATCCACCAATGCAAATGGGGATTTTAACTTTAAGGAATTACCTTTAGGTGGTCCATATACAATCAAAGTCACTTATATAGGATATGGGGAACAGGTTCGTTCGGGATTTAATTTAAATCAAGGCGATATTGTCCGCCTGATCATTCCTATCCAAAATACGTCGAATGTATTAGAAACGGTTGAATTAACAGGAATAAGTACCCTAAAGAATAAAATCGAGAATCTCGGTGCTGCTACGGCTGTTACAGCAAAAGATATAGCCAAATTACCTGTTAACGGTCGCAATTTTACTTCATTGATGGATCTGTCTCCTCTAAGCAAGGGAGATAATATCGGTGGCCAGCTGGGTTCATCTACCAATTTTACCATTGATGGTATGAATGCCAAAAATCCGACTTCTGCAGGTTCGACAACCAGCCGTAGTGGCGCTCCTTTCTCCATTTCAATAGAAGCCGTTCGTGAATTTAAAGTGGTTACCAATCAGTATGACGTGACCTACGGAAGAGCGGGAGGCGGAACCGTAAGTGCGGTTACCAAACAGGGAACAAATCAAACGCACGGAAGCGCATGGCTTTATTCAAGGGCCGATTGGTTGTCCAGTCCATACGATATTAGGGGGAATAAACGGAATAATGATTTCTCTACCTATCAATACGGATTTACATTGGGCGGTCCGATCATTAAAGACAAATTGCATTATTTTATAGCCTGGGATCATCAGCGCGATGCCCGCCCCTTGATTATTGCCGATATCAATTCTGAAGCCGATGAGAAGAGATTTAATGTGACAAACTCGACCTTGGATGAGTTTGTCTCTATTGGACGTAAAAAATACGGATTGGGCAATGAGCGGCAATATGGCGCATTTGATAAGAAGCGAGGGTCTGATGCGATTTTTGGACGAATTGACTGGCAGATCAATGAAAATAACCTATTGACGGTACGAAATAACTTCACAAGTGACAACAATAAGTTGGGCTTGCAGGATAATAAACCAATAACCTTGTATGAGTCTTATGGGAATGACAAAAACATCGATAATAGTCTATTGGCAACTTTGCGTACGACCATCTCCCCTAAGGTAACGAATGAATTGAAAGTACAGCATCTCTATACCTATCAAAAAAGTAGTCCGGGAGATCTTTTACCCAGTCAAAATATTCCCCGTGCAATTGTGGAAGATGCCGTCTCCAAGGTAGCTGGAGAAGATAAAAAGACCACACTGCAATTGGGTGGACATCGTTTTGCGCAGGAATCATTTAAAAACAATGTATTTCAGCTTGTTGATAATATTTATTATAGTACCGACAATATCAATTACACCTTTGGTGTTGATTTGATGTATACCCATGCAAATTCTATTTATGGAAGTGAAGTTAATGGTCGCTTTCACTTTAGACCGAGTGACGGAAAGACGGCCATGCAAAACTTTGACGACATGAAGCCATATGCTTACTATCGTGAGGTTCCTTTGGTAAGTGACCCAGCTGTGGCCGGTAAGATATTCAACGCCGGTGTATATGGGCAATTACAAACGAAGTTGGCGCAGGGATTGGATCTAGTTGCTGGCCTAAGATTGGATTACGGACATTATCCGACCTCTCCACTAAACGAGGAATTGCTGAAAGAAGTGGGGGTGCGTACAGATCACAAGTTAAAATCCTTTGTGGTACAGCCTCGTTTCCAGATGACTTGGGATGTGAATGAAGAGCGCAAGGACTTTTTCCGTGTAGGAGCAGGTGTCTTTGCGTCTGATATTAACAATTATATGACCATCAACAATTTGACTTTTGATGGGAAGCATTTTGCAACGGTGGATGTTCGTGGCAGTGATGTGCCCACACCTGATTTTGTGGGGTACAGAAAAGATCCGTCAACAACACCGACCTTAGCACAATTTCAGGTGCCTACAATCAATACCTATGGCCCTGATGCGAAAATTCCAGTAGTATACAAGGCCAATGTATCCTATACACATTTCTTTACTGAAAAGTTGAAAGCAAGTCTTTCGGGATATATGAATTTAGGGCGTAACAACTACATGTATGTGGATCGTAACATGGTTCAGGATCCGTTTTTCAGATTGACGAATGAAGATAACCGTGGTGTGTTTGTTCCCGCGGCATCGATTGTTGACGGAGCACCAGATTGGAAAAAAGGACGGATTTCCAATAAATTCGGACGTGTACTGGAATTGAATTCTGAAGGAAAAGTGAATCAGTTTGCCGTTGTATTGGATGCGAGTTATCAATATTACAGAGATGGATCGATCTCTGTGAGCTATACCTGGAATGATGCGAAAGATAATACGTCGTTTAACGGAAACGTGGCGAATACAGCAACCTTATCGTTGGCTGTGAAAGACGATCCGCGCGATTTGAGCAAGATGAGCTATTCCAACAATCAGTTCCGCAACAAGATTGTGATCTACGGTACCTTGCCAACATTTTATGGCGTTAGTGTGGGGGTACGTTACTCAGGTATTGGTGGTACACGATATAGTTTATTGGCCGGAGGAAATATAAATGGAGACTTTGTGGCGGGAGACAATGATCTGGCCTTTATCTTTGATCCCAACAGTTCCAATACGCCAAAACAATTGATTACAGGACTGAATAATTTGTTGAATAATCCAGAAGCGAGTCAAAGTCTTAAAGATTTTATCAAAAAATATGAAGGAAAAATAGCCGAACGTAATGGTGGTGTGAATGGTTTTTACGGTTTGATTGACCTGAGAATTGCGAAAAAGTTCAGTTTATATAAAAACCACGCATTGGAAATATCGGGCGATCTTTTCAACGTTGCCAATTTATTCAAAAAGACTTGGGGCGTGAATGAGTCTTTAGGTAATCAAAATCTATATGCGTTAGGCGGAAAGGACGCCGCGGGAGAGAAATTGCTGCCTTTTGATGTCACGAAACAACAGTTTAATTATAATGTGAACAATTCTGGTATCGTATCACCTTCGGGTAACCCGTATCAATTCCAATTGGGATTACGGTATTCGTTCTAA
- the ctlX gene encoding citrulline utilization hydrolase CtlX — MRKQVTDSVLLVRPAVFRKNEQTAVNNFFQKDIENLSIEEVNKEAQGEFDALVHELKSHGILVTVIQDDEKSESPDSIFPNNIVSFHQDGKIIFYPMFAPNRRKEHLLDFEGPLKQNGYYVKLTKDLSDAENNKQYLEGTGALVLDRANRVAYCALSERADRDMLDEYCRTENYTPVVFHAFQTVNGQRKPIYHTNVVLAVGEDFAILCPQAIDDPSELNTLLKSLKETGKEIIEINESQLESFAANCLQVRNKYGNRFIVLSNQALSSLTLYQTAQLEKHGKIIHQDLHVIETCGGGSVRHMMAEVFLPKEKVMN; from the coding sequence ATGAGAAAGCAGGTAACAGACAGTGTCCTTTTAGTAAGGCCGGCTGTCTTCCGTAAAAATGAACAGACTGCGGTCAACAACTTCTTCCAAAAGGATATCGAAAATCTCAGTATAGAAGAAGTCAACAAGGAAGCGCAAGGAGAGTTTGATGCGCTAGTACATGAATTGAAGTCACATGGAATTCTGGTGACTGTAATTCAGGACGACGAAAAATCAGAAAGTCCCGACAGTATCTTCCCCAACAATATTGTATCCTTTCATCAGGATGGAAAAATAATCTTCTATCCCATGTTCGCTCCAAATCGCCGAAAAGAACATTTATTGGATTTCGAAGGTCCATTGAAACAGAACGGCTATTACGTAAAACTGACCAAAGATTTGAGTGATGCTGAAAACAATAAACAATATTTGGAAGGGACCGGCGCACTTGTCCTCGACCGAGCCAACCGTGTAGCCTACTGCGCTTTGTCGGAAAGGGCAGACCGGGATATGCTCGATGAATATTGCAGGACCGAAAACTATACACCGGTTGTATTCCATGCTTTTCAAACGGTCAATGGACAACGGAAGCCTATCTATCACACCAATGTCGTGCTCGCCGTAGGTGAAGATTTTGCCATCTTATGTCCACAGGCAATTGACGATCCGTCTGAGCTAAACACCCTCTTGAAAAGCTTAAAGGAGACAGGCAAGGAGATTATAGAGATCAATGAAAGCCAGCTTGAATCTTTTGCGGCAAACTGCCTCCAAGTGAGAAATAAATATGGTAATCGTTTTATTGTCCTGAGCAATCAGGCATTATCTTCACTGACTTTGTACCAAACCGCGCAGTTAGAAAAGCATGGTAAAATCATTCACCAGGATCTCCATGTTATTGAAACATGCGGTGGGGGAAGTGTACGCCACATGATGGCCGAAGTTTTTCTTCCAAAAGAAAAAGTCATGAACTAG
- the gcvP gene encoding aminomethyl-transferring glycine dehydrogenase yields the protein MSNIHFQEKFENRHNGPSPVEANEMLAKLGVSSIDQLIDQTVPSQIRAPKPLNLPKALSEVAYLKRIAEIAEKNKVFKSFIGQGYYDVILPGVIQRNVFENPGWYTQYTPYQAEIAQGRLQALLNFQTVICDFTGLEIANASLLDEATAAAEAMFMLYSARKNKEANVFLVSDNAYTQTVDVLKTRALSFGIELRIAAIAESELTDDVFAAFVQYPAADGSIVDYRSFTASAHTRDITVCAAADLMSLALLTPPGEWGADVVVGNSQRFGVPMGFGGPHAAYFATRDSFKRNIPGRIIGVTSDSNGKYALRMALQTREQHIRRDKASSNICTAQALLAIMASFYAVYHGPQGIKNIASRINALANLLDQALQSLGYSQMNTAYFDTLRVDLGAHAGALKSEALNNELNFYYNGPEVSIAIDETTTYEDIKTIVKVFAKIQGKTLNDVDFDTLEENLGSSIPADLVRTSAYLTHLNFNSYHSEHEMLRYIKSLEAKDLSLCHSMIPLGSCTMKLNATAEMVPVTWARFGGLHPFAPADQTSGYMQMIGELNDWLAEITGFAKMSFQPNSGAQGEYAGLMVIRAFHESRGDHGRNICLIPASAHGTNPASASMAGLKVVVVKCDEFGNIDISDLRAKATEHAANLNSLMVTYPSTHGVFEESIIEVCEIVHANGGQVYMDGANMNAQVGLTSPGHIGADVCHLNLHKTFCIPHGGGGPGMGPIGVAKHLVPFLPNHEVVSTSGEEGISAVSAAPFGSASILLISHAYISMMGGEGLTNATRTAILNANYIKARLENAYPVLYSGKNGRCAHEMILDCRGFKNFGIEVADIAKRLMDYGFHAPTVSFPVAGTLMVEPTESESKAELDRFCDALVAIREEIAAVETGVVDRANNVLKHAPHTASVVTADEWDRPYSRQTAAYPLEYVRDRKFWPSVGRVNDSQGDRTLICSCPSIEEYAEA from the coding sequence ATGAGCAATATACACTTCCAAGAAAAATTCGAAAATCGCCACAATGGCCCAAGTCCAGTTGAAGCGAATGAAATGTTGGCCAAATTAGGCGTTTCGTCAATTGACCAACTTATTGACCAAACGGTCCCTTCTCAAATTCGTGCTCCAAAACCTTTAAATCTTCCTAAAGCATTGTCTGAGGTCGCCTATTTAAAGCGTATTGCGGAAATCGCTGAGAAAAATAAGGTTTTTAAATCTTTTATTGGTCAAGGTTATTACGATGTAATCCTTCCGGGCGTGATTCAACGAAATGTATTTGAAAACCCAGGATGGTATACACAGTATACTCCTTATCAGGCCGAGATTGCACAAGGAAGGTTGCAAGCATTATTGAACTTCCAGACTGTAATTTGTGATTTCACTGGTTTAGAAATTGCCAATGCTTCTCTGTTGGATGAAGCTACAGCTGCAGCTGAAGCGATGTTTATGCTGTATTCAGCTCGAAAAAATAAAGAGGCAAATGTATTCTTGGTATCTGATAATGCCTATACGCAGACGGTTGATGTATTAAAGACCCGTGCCTTGTCTTTTGGTATTGAGCTTAGAATTGCAGCTATTGCTGAATCTGAATTGACAGATGATGTATTTGCCGCATTCGTTCAATATCCTGCAGCTGACGGTTCCATTGTTGATTATAGATCGTTTACAGCGTCAGCGCACACCAGGGACATTACTGTGTGTGCTGCGGCAGATTTGATGAGTTTAGCCTTATTGACGCCTCCGGGAGAATGGGGCGCAGATGTTGTTGTTGGTAATTCGCAGCGCTTTGGTGTTCCAATGGGCTTTGGCGGTCCTCATGCAGCCTATTTTGCGACACGCGATAGCTTTAAGCGTAACATTCCTGGTCGTATTATCGGTGTTACTTCCGATTCGAATGGCAAATATGCATTGCGTATGGCTTTACAGACGCGTGAACAGCACATTCGCCGCGATAAAGCATCGTCAAATATTTGTACTGCACAAGCCCTTTTGGCGATTATGGCTTCTTTTTATGCCGTGTATCATGGACCTCAAGGAATCAAAAATATCGCATCACGCATCAATGCGTTGGCGAATCTCTTGGATCAAGCATTGCAATCATTGGGCTATAGCCAAATGAATACGGCATATTTTGATACGTTACGGGTAGACTTAGGTGCTCACGCGGGTGCTTTGAAATCTGAAGCGTTAAACAATGAATTGAACTTTTATTATAATGGTCCAGAAGTTTCAATTGCTATCGACGAAACAACGACTTATGAAGATATCAAAACAATCGTCAAAGTATTTGCTAAAATTCAAGGTAAAACATTGAATGATGTCGATTTCGATACATTGGAAGAAAACTTAGGTTCTTCAATCCCTGCCGATCTAGTACGTACTTCTGCTTACTTAACCCATCTAAACTTTAATAGCTATCACTCTGAACACGAGATGTTACGTTACATCAAATCGTTGGAAGCAAAAGATTTATCACTTTGTCATTCAATGATTCCATTGGGTTCTTGTACGATGAAATTAAATGCGACAGCGGAAATGGTACCCGTTACTTGGGCTAGATTCGGTGGTTTGCACCCATTTGCTCCAGCAGATCAAACTTCTGGATATATGCAAATGATTGGCGAATTGAATGATTGGTTAGCTGAGATTACAGGTTTTGCGAAGATGAGTTTCCAACCAAACTCAGGGGCGCAAGGGGAGTATGCGGGTTTGATGGTTATTCGCGCTTTCCATGAGAGCCGCGGTGATCACGGACGTAATATCTGTTTGATCCCTGCTTCAGCGCACGGAACGAACCCTGCGTCTGCTTCTATGGCAGGCTTGAAAGTGGTTGTCGTAAAATGCGATGAATTTGGAAATATTGATATATCAGATTTAAGAGCGAAGGCGACTGAACACGCTGCAAACTTGAATTCACTGATGGTAACTTACCCATCTACACACGGTGTATTTGAAGAGTCTATCATTGAAGTCTGTGAAATCGTACACGCTAATGGCGGACAGGTTTATATGGATGGAGCCAACATGAATGCACAGGTTGGATTGACAAGCCCAGGCCATATTGGTGCCGATGTTTGTCACTTAAACCTCCATAAAACATTTTGTATTCCTCACGGTGGTGGCGGCCCAGGTATGGGACCTATTGGTGTTGCAAAACATCTGGTTCCTTTCTTGCCTAACCACGAAGTGGTTTCTACTTCTGGTGAAGAAGGTATCTCTGCTGTTTCGGCAGCCCCATTTGGTTCGGCTTCGATCTTACTTATTTCGCATGCTTACATCTCCATGATGGGTGGCGAAGGTCTCACAAATGCAACTAGAACGGCCATATTAAACGCAAACTATATCAAAGCACGTTTGGAAAACGCCTATCCAGTACTTTATTCGGGTAAAAATGGACGTTGCGCACACGAAATGATCTTAGATTGTCGCGGGTTTAAAAACTTTGGTATTGAGGTTGCAGATATTGCAAAACGTTTGATGGACTATGGATTCCACGCACCGACCGTTTCTTTCCCTGTTGCGGGAACATTGATGGTTGAGCCTACCGAATCAGAGTCTAAAGCTGAATTGGATCGTTTCTGTGACGCTTTAGTTGCTATCCGCGAAGAGATCGCTGCGGTTGAAACCGGGGTGGTAGACCGAGCGAATAATGTACTGAAACATGCACCACATACCGCTTCGGTTGTAACGGCAGATGAGTGGGATAGACCTTACAGTCGTCAAACAGCTGCATATCCGTTGGAGTATGTTAGAGATCGTAAATTCTGGCCTTCTGTAGGACGTGTAAATGATTCTCAAGGTGACCGTACATTAATCTGTTCGTGTCCATCTATTGAAGAGTACGCCGAAGCATAA